One genomic region from Amphiprion ocellaris isolate individual 3 ecotype Okinawa chromosome 20, ASM2253959v1, whole genome shotgun sequence encodes:
- the LOC111567709 gene encoding SLIT and NTRK-like protein 3 produces MQWVTLALALGCVCLSRASHTPTPTPTSTHTPLVDNSEEEVDEPCFEPCTCEVKEGVLHVHCDGRGFTNVSQVSQSWVRPFKLNLQRNSLRRLYSNGFQHLGNAVSINLGNNALQDIRVGAFHGLAKLRRLYLHENKLEVFRNDTFAGLEALEYLQADYNVIKRIDSGALRFLYKLRVLILNDNLIPVLPAHLFRSVSLTHLDLRGNRLKSLAYAGTLEYVGRSLMELQLEENPWICGCEAVQLQQWLGQIPYTAVVGEVTCEYPFHLHGKDLREIPRKELCADLPDKELQGEGGGPAAGSQPQHWPPNSKPNPHPGRARPTKPSSMVNGSRQNTHTSSTSSSSSSAERNNRERQPRPTKRPRPSRTSPTPRSLMPNQNPPVAGYQTRPPIPIICPLGCTCNLHITDLGLTVNCKDNGFLNVSQLTPRPLNGRKLYLSGNLIQRIYRTDFWNFSSLDLLHLGDNRISYLQEGAFSSLTSLRSLYLNGNNLERLSPHMFLGLQNLRSFYFEYNEIREVDPGTFDSMPSLQLLFLNANLLRSLPLGVFSRVNLARLNLRNNHLLQLPMEGVLEHLTGLVQVDLQQNPWECNCEAAPLKRWLEGLSAVVVVGEVVCHSPDKTKGVDLRSLSMELLCPELEPQEDQEREEQTATSTAADSGVSVGYPGSGLGPPIPPGKDSIPLSVLVLSLLVLFVSAFFAAAALIAYALRRRDKLPFRRQGEVDLAGIQMECGIFTEQSHHHHHHHHHGLPEMPPLPPAEHNHVYDTILPPEAKGTNPAAASHMCSNPIYKEEQDAAVKQRPPQQQQTFPASSECEGGYSSSAEKEREWGLEVSSSPINTVTGAMGPLAGLHGNGILCPTVIDSQGPTPKVELVDCLFRLPTPEFRDLPDRYARPPPRYPHPQDSKQEARPDQTLVVTTASSTAGGGHGSQTEQGAGEQRARLRTTPDYMEVLDRSYQF; encoded by the exons ATGCAGTGGGTCACTCTAGCACTGGCCCtcgggtgtgtgtgtctgtcccgGGCATCGCACACCCCgacccccacccccacctccacacacacccCTCTGGTGGACAACTCCGAGGAGGAAGTGGACGAGCCGTGCTTTGAGCCGTGCACGTGCGAGGTCAAAGAAGGCGTGCTGCACGTGCACTGTGATGGGCGGGGCTTCACCAACGTCAGCCAG GTGTCACAGTCATGGGTCCGCCCTTTCAAACTCAACCTCCAGAGGAACTCTCTGAGGCGTCTCTATAGCAACGGGTTTCAGCACCTTGGCAACGCAGTGTCGATAAACCTTGGCAACAATGCGCTCCAGGACATCCGAGTGGGAGCCTTCCACGGGCTGGCCAAGTTGAGACGTCTGTATCTCCACGAGAACAAGCTGGAGGTCTTCAGAAATGACACCTTCGCCGGCTTAGAGGCTTTGGAATACCTCCAG GCCGACTACAATGTGATCAAACGAATCGACAGCGGTGCTCTGAGGTTCCTCTACAAGCTCCGAGTTCTCATCCTAAATGACAACCTGATCCCAGTCTTGCCTGCTCATCTGTTCAG ATCTGTGTCTCTGACTCATCTGGACCTGCGGGGAAACCGTCTGAAGAGCCTGGCATATGCTGGGACCCTGGAGTACGTTGGCCGCTCCctgatggagctgcagctggaggagaaTCCCTGGATCTGTGGCTGCGAGGCAGTGCAGCTACAGCAGTGGCTGGGTCAGATCCCCTACACGGCTGTAGTTGGGGAGGTTACCTGCGAATATCCCTTCCACCTTCATGGCAAGGACCTGAGGGAAATCCCCCGCAAAGAGCTGTGTGCTGACCTCCCGGATAAAGAGCTACAAGGAGAGGGGGGTGGTCCAGCAGCAGGATCACAGCCTCAGCATTGGCCCCCTAACTCCAAACCCAACCCGCATCCTGGGCGAGCTAGGCCAACTAAACCTTCCTCTATGGTGAACGGCTCCCGCCAGAACACTCATACTTCCTCCACTTCGTCGTCCTCTTCCTCAGCAGAGCGTAACAACAGGGAGAGGCAGCCGAGGCCGACTAAAAGGCCCCGACCCTCCAGGACATCCCCCACACCTCGCAGTCTGATGCCTAACCAGAATCCCCCTGTGGCCGGTTACCAAACACGGCCCCCCATCCCTATTATCTGTCCGCTGGGCTGCACTTGCAACCTACACATCACGGATCTGGGCCTCACCGTCAACTGCAAGGACAACGGCTTCCTCAATGTGTCCCAGCTCACTCCTCGGCCTCTCAACGGCCGCAAGCTTTACCTGAGTGGAAATTTAATCCAGAGGATCTACCGCACAGACTTCTGGAATTTCTCCAGTCTTGACCTGCTTCACCTGGGGGACAACCGCATTTCCTACCTCCAGGAAGGGGCCTTTTCAAGCCTAACAAGCCTGAGGAGTCTCTACCTGAATGGAAACAACCTGGAGAGACTGAGCCCCCACATGTTTCTGGGGCTGCAGAATCTAAG ATCTTTTTATTTTGAGTACAACGAGATCCGCGAAGTCGATCCTGGCACTTTCGACTCCATGCCGTCCCTCCAGCTGTTGTTCCTCAACGCCAACCTACTGCGGAGCCTCCCTCTCGGCGTGTTCTCCAGAGTTAATCTGGCTCGCCTCAACCTAAGAAACAATCACCTCCTGCAGCTTCCCATGGAGGGCGTGCTGGAACACCTCACCGGCCTCGTGCAG GTGGACCTGCAGCAGAACCCGTGGGAGTGCAACTGTGAAGCAGCTCCACTGAAGCGTTGGCTGGAGGGGCTCAGCGCAGTGGTTGTGGTGGGAGAGGTGGTGTGCCATTCCCCGGATAAGACCAAAGGTGTAGACCTGCGCTCGCTCTCCATGGAGCTGCTCTGCCCCGAGCTGGAGCCACAGGAGGACCAGGAGCGCGAGGAGCAGACAGCCACCTCCACAGCGGCAGACAGCGGCGTATCGGTTGGCTACCCCGGGTCAGGGCTGGGACCCCCGATCCCTCCAGGGAAGGATTCAATCCCTCTGTCGGTGTTAGTGCTCAGCCTGCTGGTGTTGTTTGTCTCCGCATTCTTCGCGGCAGCGGCACTAATCGCCTACGCCCTGAGGAGGAGGGACAAGCTGCCGTTCCGTCGCCAGGGAGAGGTAGACTTGGCCGGCATCCAGATGGAGTGTGGAATCTTCACCGAGCAGtcgcaccaccaccaccatcaccatcaccacggCCTCCCGGAGATGCCGCCTCTACCTCCAGCCGAACACAACCACGTCTACGACACCATCTTGCCCCCGGAGGCTAAAGGCACCAATCCGGCCGCAGCCTCGCACATGTGTAGCAACCCCATCTACAAAGAAGAGCAGGACGCGGCGGTGAAGCAGCGGCCACCGCAGCAGCAACAGACATTCCCAGCTTCAAGCGAGTGCGAGGGGGGATACAGCTCCTCGGCGGAGAAGGAGAGGGAGTGGGGGCTGGAGGTGTCCTCGTCACCCATCAACACCGTGACGGGGGCGATGGGGCCGCTCGCTGGCCTCCACGGGAATGGAATCCTGTGCCCCACGGTCATCGACAGCCAGGGCCCCACCCCTAAGGTGGAACTAGTGGACTGCCTCTTCAGACTCCCCACCCCCGAGTTCAGAGATCTGCCGGACAGGTACGCGAGGCCCCCGCCCCGCTACCCCCACCCTCAAGACTCCAAACAGGAAGCGAGGCCCGACCAAACGCTTGTGGTCACCACCGCCAGCTCCACGGCGGGCGGTGGCCACGGCAGCCAGACCGAGCAGGGggcaggagagcagagagcCAGACTGAGGACCACACCGGACTACATGGAGGTGCTGGACCGCTCGTACCAGTTTTAA